In Polynucleobacter ibericus, a genomic segment contains:
- a CDS encoding DEAD/DEAH box helicase, with translation MTNTATDLNSSSGVSESAAPSVTDTTAAASAAPSATITFADFGLDPKIQKAVLEQGYTIPTPIQAQSIPHVLAGSDLMGAAQTGTGKTAAFVLPIIQKILRHASSSASPARHPIRALVLTPTRELAVQVSENAASYSKHTDLRAAVVYGGVDMKEQVAILRNGVEILIATPGRLLDHISSKVANLSQVEILVLDEADRMLDMGFLPDLQRIIDLIPAQRQTLLFSATFSPEIKKLAQSYLRTPVTVEVARQNAAADTVKQVVHMVSSADKQRAIVKVLEARTRAGLSRQCIIFTNSRLGCAKLSRALERDGIKAGAIHGDKSQGERTLTLDAFKSGAIEALVATDVAARGLDIPDMPCVINHELPYNAEDFIHRIGRTGRAGSKGDAIALVDASEKRLLDDIEKLMKRKLDVKPLPEGEPSQSRPSSSSYGSSSGSRSSYSAPAKMSDPFFYKPYEPSTAPASATDAAKPEEKKVGITPAKPAVGALLGGFKKK, from the coding sequence TTGACAAATACTGCTACTGACTTAAATTCTTCATCAGGGGTTAGCGAAAGCGCTGCCCCTAGTGTTACCGACACGACTGCTGCAGCTTCTGCTGCACCCTCAGCAACAATCACTTTTGCTGACTTTGGTTTAGATCCGAAAATTCAAAAAGCGGTTCTCGAGCAGGGTTACACCATTCCGACTCCGATTCAAGCGCAATCGATACCGCATGTATTGGCAGGTAGCGACTTGATGGGCGCAGCCCAAACCGGTACCGGCAAGACTGCCGCCTTTGTATTGCCGATCATTCAAAAGATTTTGCGTCATGCTAGCAGTAGTGCCTCACCAGCACGTCATCCGATTCGGGCGTTAGTGTTGACACCAACACGCGAGTTGGCCGTACAGGTTTCTGAAAACGCTGCAAGTTACTCTAAACATACGGATTTACGCGCTGCTGTTGTATATGGTGGCGTGGATATGAAGGAGCAGGTAGCGATTTTGCGCAATGGCGTAGAAATTTTGATTGCTACCCCAGGACGTTTGCTGGATCACATTAGCTCTAAGGTTGCCAACCTCTCCCAGGTAGAGATCTTGGTTTTGGATGAAGCCGATCGCATGCTCGATATGGGTTTCTTGCCTGATCTGCAACGCATTATTGATTTGATCCCTGCGCAAAGACAAACCCTATTGTTCTCCGCAACCTTTTCGCCAGAAATTAAAAAGCTGGCACAAAGCTACTTGCGTACTCCAGTAACGGTTGAGGTAGCTCGTCAGAACGCTGCTGCTGATACTGTTAAACAAGTCGTGCATATGGTGTCCTCTGCGGATAAGCAACGCGCCATTGTTAAAGTCTTAGAAGCGCGTACCCGTGCCGGTTTATCACGTCAATGCATCATCTTTACCAATAGCCGTTTAGGTTGTGCGAAACTCTCGCGTGCCTTAGAACGCGATGGCATTAAAGCGGGCGCGATTCATGGTGATAAGAGTCAGGGCGAGCGTACTTTAACTTTAGATGCTTTTAAGTCTGGCGCAATTGAAGCCTTGGTAGCAACCGATGTTGCTGCACGCGGTTTAGATATTCCGGATATGCCGTGCGTGATAAATCACGAACTTCCTTACAACGCAGAAGACTTTATTCACCGCATTGGTCGTACTGGCCGTGCCGGTAGCAAAGGTGATGCGATTGCCTTGGTAGATGCTAGTGAGAAGCGCTTGCTCGACGATATCGAAAAGCTCATGAAGCGTAAGTTGGATGTGAAGCCTTTACCTGAAGGTGAACCTTCACAAAGTCGTCCATCGTCTAGTAGTTATGGCAGCTCAAGTGGATCCAGGAGCTCTTACAGCGCTCCAGCCAAAATGTCAGATCCTTTCTTCTATAAGCCTTATGAGCCATCTACTGCACCAGCATCTGCAACAGATGCTGCAAAGCCAGAAGAGAAAAAAGTTGGTATTACTCCAGCCAAGCCAGCTGTTGGTGCTTTGCTTGGCGGCTTTAAGAAAAAATAA
- a CDS encoding GlcG/HbpS family heme-binding protein: MTATKPYLTQADVQKILNAADQHAAKNNFAVTIAVCDDGGHMLGLIRRDGCAPLSSYIAQEKARTAAMGKRETRVYEEIINNGRHAFLSAPHVSGMLEGGVNIEVNGFTIGAVGVSGVKSAEDAETAKAGIAAIL; the protein is encoded by the coding sequence ATGACTGCTACTAAACCTTACTTAACTCAAGCTGATGTTCAAAAGATTTTGAATGCAGCTGATCAACATGCTGCTAAAAATAATTTTGCAGTAACGATTGCTGTTTGTGATGATGGTGGTCATATGTTGGGTTTAATCCGTCGCGATGGTTGCGCTCCTTTGTCTTCATACATTGCACAAGAGAAGGCGCGAACTGCAGCAATGGGTAAGCGCGAGACTCGTGTTTACGAAGAAATTATTAATAACGGTCGCCATGCTTTTTTATCTGCCCCGCACGTATCAGGCATGTTGGAGGGTGGCGTCAATATCGAGGTAAACGGGTTTACCATCGGCGCAGTCGGCGTTTCCGGCGTTAAATCAGCAGAGGATGCCGAAACCGCGAAGGCCGGCATTGCTGCCATTCTGTAA
- a CDS encoding GntR family transcriptional regulator: protein MTVIEQPNSQNLHEATYETLRSLLVEGKIAPGSKLNERELAESLNVSRTPIREAIRRLAAEGLVELIANRGAIAVQLSLEDVLHTFDVIADLEGFSGELAANNISDATLSELEALQYEMMASYARRDLSTYYKLNLRIHHLINQAANNPVLSKLFTQVNARIEALRFRSNQDGVKWEKAVEEHQEMLDALKARDSARMRKIMIQHVKNKRDVVAQLLQSEAAKV, encoded by the coding sequence ATGACAGTGATAGAACAGCCTAATTCACAAAATTTGCATGAAGCAACTTACGAGACGCTGCGCTCCCTTTTGGTCGAAGGCAAGATCGCTCCTGGCAGCAAACTCAATGAACGTGAATTAGCTGAGAGTCTGAATGTGTCACGCACCCCAATTCGGGAGGCAATTCGTCGCTTGGCCGCTGAAGGTTTAGTTGAGCTCATTGCTAATCGCGGTGCGATCGCTGTGCAACTTAGTCTTGAGGATGTTTTGCATACCTTTGATGTGATTGCAGATTTAGAGGGATTCTCTGGAGAGTTAGCTGCCAACAATATTAGTGATGCCACCCTCTCCGAGTTAGAGGCCCTTCAATATGAAATGATGGCTTCTTATGCACGTCGTGATTTATCGACTTACTACAAACTGAATTTACGTATTCATCATCTGATTAATCAGGCTGCCAATAACCCCGTCCTATCAAAGCTCTTTACTCAAGTGAATGCTCGCATTGAAGCACTACGCTTTCGCTCCAACCAAGACGGCGTGAAGTGGGAGAAGGCCGTAGAAGAACATCAAGAAATGCTCGACGCTCTTAAGGCGCGTGATAGCGCCCGTATGCGCAAGATCATGATTCAGCATGTCAAAAATAAACGCGATGTCGTTGCGCAATTACTTCAATCCGAGGCTGCAAAAGTATGA
- a CDS encoding pyridoxal-phosphate-dependent aminotransferase family protein: MLKLDNHASGRHFLHIPGPSPVPPRVLRAISYQTIDHRGPEFGAFGLKVLENIKKIFKTEQPVIIYSASGTGSWEGAMVNVLNPGDKVLFYETGQFANLWRALGKCLGLDVEVVGKAGQDTWRWGVDASVIEERLRKDTQHEIKAVCVVHNETSTGVTSNIAAVRKAIDSLKHPALLLVDSVSGLGSADYEHDKWGADVTISGSQKGLMLPPGIGFNALSPRAIEVSKNNKMYKAYWAWDEILESNKTGYWPTTPSTNLMYGLHEAMDMMMAEGLDTIFARHQRLAAACREAVKAWGLEIQCQDQDCYSPVLTCIATPEGMDADVLRKHALEKFNLSLGTGLGKIKGKAFRIGHLGDCNELSLMAALSGVEMSLGSMGYKPKASGVVAAQEFLK, encoded by the coding sequence ATGTTGAAACTTGATAACCACGCATCAGGACGCCATTTTTTACATATTCCTGGCCCAAGCCCTGTGCCTCCACGCGTATTGCGCGCCATCAGCTATCAAACGATTGACCATCGTGGTCCTGAGTTTGGTGCCTTTGGTCTCAAGGTGTTGGAAAACATCAAAAAGATTTTTAAGACTGAGCAACCCGTCATCATTTATTCCGCATCTGGAACAGGATCTTGGGAAGGCGCAATGGTAAATGTCCTCAATCCCGGCGACAAAGTGTTGTTCTATGAAACTGGTCAGTTCGCAAACTTGTGGCGTGCCCTTGGCAAGTGTCTTGGTTTGGATGTGGAAGTAGTTGGCAAAGCGGGGCAAGATACTTGGCGCTGGGGTGTAGATGCTTCTGTGATTGAAGAGCGTTTGCGCAAAGATACACAGCATGAAATCAAAGCAGTGTGCGTAGTGCATAACGAAACTTCTACCGGCGTTACATCGAATATTGCTGCTGTTCGTAAGGCGATTGACTCCTTGAAGCACCCAGCCTTATTGCTCGTAGATAGCGTATCTGGCTTAGGTTCAGCGGATTATGAGCATGACAAGTGGGGCGCTGACGTTACGATCTCTGGCTCACAAAAAGGTTTGATGTTGCCTCCCGGTATTGGCTTTAATGCTTTATCACCGCGAGCAATTGAAGTAAGCAAAAATAACAAAATGTATAAAGCTTATTGGGCGTGGGATGAAATTCTCGAATCCAATAAAACAGGCTATTGGCCAACGACTCCAAGTACTAATTTGATGTACGGCTTGCATGAAGCGATGGACATGATGATGGCCGAAGGATTGGATACGATCTTTGCACGTCACCAGCGTTTAGCTGCAGCTTGTCGTGAAGCAGTCAAAGCATGGGGTCTGGAGATTCAGTGTCAGGATCAAGATTGCTATTCACCAGTACTGACTTGTATTGCTACACCTGAAGGCATGGATGCGGATGTTTTACGTAAACATGCTTTGGAGAAATTTAATCTCTCCTTGGGAACAGGTTTGGGCAAGATTAAAGGCAAGGCATTCCGCATTGGCCATTTAGGCGATTGCAATGAATTGAGCTTGATGGCTGCCTTGAGTGGAGTGGAGATGAGTCTGGGCTCTATGGGCTATAAGCCCAAGGCTAGTGGAGTCGTTGCTGCCCAAGAATTTCTCAAATAG